One genomic segment of Opitutus sp. ER46 includes these proteins:
- a CDS encoding DegQ family serine endoprotease: MNTTSLFTRSRAAFLAGALAVAGAFVGIAAQNPGNATVSVKRDPQPIKRVPMEPSSFSDVVKRVSPAVVKITTETKAKKMAAQGQELFNDPFFRQFFGNRMPEMRQQPVSGLGSGVVISADGYIVTNNHVVDGADTLNVTFNDGRELTAKVVGRDPQTDVAVIKVDAKGLPAVTFADSDTVEVGDRVLAIGNPFGIGETVTSGIVSAKGRRVGILQDVQGYENFIQTDAAINPGNSGGALVDIQGRLVGMNSAILSRSGGFQGVGFAVPANMVSHVADSLVKNGKVVRGYLGVSIQNLTPGLIESFKLKDNRGALVADVEPNAPAAKAGIKGGDVITKINGKPVVGANELTLAVTSTSPGTKINLEVLRDGDTKEITVTTGQRPNSGKDSESLLSGGDESDTGVLNGVAVDDLSAELREQFNIPARVKGALITNVDPDSAAARAGIRAGNVILEINKKPIRNAQDAVDLTAKTESKKTLVKLWVSNPSGGGSTVFAVVDESDAKDNS; encoded by the coding sequence ATGAACACCACATCCCTCTTCACCCGCAGCCGCGCCGCCTTCCTGGCTGGCGCCCTCGCCGTCGCCGGCGCGTTCGTCGGCATCGCCGCCCAGAACCCGGGCAACGCCACCGTCTCCGTCAAACGCGACCCGCAGCCCATCAAGCGCGTGCCGATGGAGCCCTCGAGCTTCTCCGACGTCGTGAAGCGCGTCTCGCCTGCCGTGGTCAAGATCACCACCGAGACCAAGGCCAAGAAAATGGCCGCCCAGGGCCAGGAGCTCTTCAACGATCCGTTCTTCCGCCAGTTCTTCGGCAACCGCATGCCCGAGATGCGCCAGCAGCCGGTCAGCGGCCTCGGCTCCGGCGTCGTCATCAGCGCCGACGGCTACATCGTCACCAACAATCACGTGGTCGATGGCGCCGACACGCTGAACGTCACCTTCAACGACGGCCGTGAGCTCACCGCCAAGGTCGTGGGCCGCGACCCGCAGACCGACGTCGCCGTGATCAAGGTCGACGCCAAGGGCCTCCCCGCCGTCACCTTCGCCGACAGCGACACCGTCGAGGTGGGCGACCGCGTCCTCGCCATCGGCAATCCGTTCGGCATCGGCGAAACCGTCACCAGCGGCATCGTCAGCGCCAAGGGCCGCCGCGTCGGCATCCTCCAGGACGTCCAGGGTTACGAAAACTTCATCCAGACCGACGCCGCCATCAACCCGGGCAACTCCGGCGGCGCCCTCGTCGACATCCAGGGCCGCCTCGTCGGCATGAACTCCGCCATCCTCAGCCGCAGCGGCGGCTTCCAGGGCGTCGGCTTCGCCGTCCCGGCCAACATGGTCAGCCACGTCGCCGACTCGCTCGTCAAGAACGGCAAGGTCGTCCGCGGCTACCTCGGCGTGAGTATCCAGAATCTCACTCCGGGCCTCATCGAGTCGTTCAAGTTGAAGGACAACCGCGGCGCGCTCGTCGCCGATGTGGAGCCCAACGCTCCTGCCGCCAAGGCCGGCATCAAGGGTGGCGACGTCATCACCAAGATCAACGGCAAGCCGGTCGTCGGCGCCAACGAGCTCACGCTCGCCGTCACCAGCACCTCCCCCGGCACCAAGATCAACCTCGAGGTGCTCCGCGATGGTGACACCAAGGAGATCACCGTCACGACCGGCCAGCGCCCGAACTCCGGCAAGGATTCCGAGTCGCTCCTCTCCGGTGGTGACGAATCCGACACCGGCGTCCTGAACGGCGTCGCCGTCGACGATCTCTCCGCCGAGCTGCGCGAGCAGTTCAACATTCCGGCCCGCGTGAAGGGTGCCCTGATCACCAACGTCGATCCCGACTCCGCCGCCGCCCGCGCCGGCATCCGCGCCGGCAACGTGATTCTCGAGATCAACAAGAAGCCGATCCGCAACGCCCAGGACGCGGTCGACCTGACCGCCAAGACCGAGTCGAAGAAGACCCTGGTCAAGCTGTGGGTGAGCAACCCCTCTGGCGGCGGCAGCACGGTCTTCGCGGTCGTCGACGAGTCCGACGCCAAGGACAACTCGTAA